The nucleotide window CTTCAGGGTCAATCTTGCCATTTAATGAATTAATGCCAATTGGCTCAACTATTTGCTTTGTCATTACAGCAAAGTTGATCGATGAAAGGGAAGGTATGAGATGAAGCTCGCCTTTAGCGCTAACCAAGCAAGGAAAAGCAAGCACAACCCCTGCTGCTGTTAATTTTTTTATCATCGTAATCAATGCCACCCTTTGATTAAATACAATCTATGAGTCACCAATAATGGCGCTAAATATAAATATTTCTAAATATCTATACTGTATGATTTGTTGCCTGAATTTAAAAGAAACAATATGTAATATTGTTGTATGCCATACGACATAAAACATTTATAAACGTTTCAATAAGAATATTTGAGTCAGAATTTATGAAGATGGATTTAGCTGTTTTTGGCGTTGTTGCATAACTCCTGCCGAGGCTGTCCAGGTGAGTACGGAGTAGACTCGCCGCATGAACCCGCACAAGACCCGTTACCGCACCACCAACTGGCCCGGGTACAACCGTAGCCTGCAGAACGGGGGCCATCTCACGGTATGGCTGTCACCCGACACGCCCTGGCTGGGCGGACGTGCCGGGGTCAACGGGCGTCCGCTGGTCTACACCGATTCCGCCATTCAAACGGTGCTGACACTGAAGGTCTTGTTCAGACTCGCCTTGCGGCAAGCGTGAGGCTTGGTCTGTAGCTGCCCTGACTCGACTGGCCGGTACCCTGTTTCGGTACCGTCAGCCGGCGGCAAGCCACCCTGACCGTAATATTCCGGTACGGCGTCGGACTGAATCCTTGCACCTGCTGGTCGACAGCACGGGTCTCAAAATCTGCGGCGAAGGCGAATGGAAGGTCAAAAAGCACGGCGCCGAATACCAGCAACCAATGGCTTGTAAAACTATTAAAAATGAGAATATCATATCTGGTTTTACGCACAGACAAACCAAATATGCACCTTCAAAGGTGCATGTTTCACGTTAAGCTTCTTTTTTCCGCAGCTATAACAATCAATTACACCAACGAAAAATGAAAATCAGTGATTACGTATGGGAAGAAATATGGCGCAAAGATCCATATTCAAATTCCGCAGAGCGAGAAAGTCGCGCCAAAATGCGAATTCAACGTATCAAGGAAATTATGCCAAAAGATGGGAATCTTGGGCGCGTAATAGAGCTTGGCTGCGGAGATGGGAGTTTTGCCAAAGCCCTGCTCTCAGATAAATCAATGTGCATAGAAAGCTATCTTGGTCTTGATAAATCCACGACCGCCATCTCCAAAGCACGAGGCAAGCTAAATAATTGCAAACGGGTCACTTTTAAATGCACCGATATTCATGATGTAGATGAGGGCGAAATAAAATTCAATACAGTTATTGCGTGCGGCCTGCTCGAGCATATTTGCGACATTGAAAAAGCACTATTGACGATTAAAAAATGGTGCGCTCTAGATGGCCTTGTTATCATGACTATGTCGAATACTCTATCTGCAATGTACATTGACAGGAAGATAAAAGAGCGACTTGGATCTTGGCGATACGGATATCAAAGGAACTACCGACCGGAGGAATGGAGAAGCCTACTTGAAAATGACTTTCATGCAATGGTAGTAAAGGTCTTCCAGGCTGATTGGGACAACAAAGTTGTTGCCGTCATCGATAGATTCGGATCAATATTCAACAAACAGATTGGGCGCTACATAATTGCATCTGCCGCACCCAAATGGTAATGTGCACGTGATTGATTTCTTAAAAGACCTATTGTCGCCATTCCTCACAAGGACGGGTGTTGTCGCCGCAAGCACTCTTGCGGGAGGTGCCGTTGCTTATTACGTGAAGGACCCACTAATAAATAAATGGACGACATTCAAAGCACGATCTTGGCTTCGAAGAATTCCAGCAACTGGGGTATCCAATTTCTTCCCAAATAGAGAAAACTACCAGAAGGATCGAGAGCTGTCATTCTTGGAATACATATCGTCAGCAAAAGTTAGCCTATCATATTGCGGGCATTGGCTGGCATTCTCCATAGATCAACACAATACACTGGAGACACTGTGCGAGCTGGCTCAATCAGGAAAGAATGTCCAGCTAATACTCCTCGACCCGAGCCTCCCGTCGGAAGTGCTGGCAACTTATGCCACGTACTTCAACGAAACTGAAGAGTATCTTCGCAATCAGATACACAACACTTGGGCGAAGGTTACTGACGCGAAGAAGAAGCTTGGCCAAAAGGCACAGTCCTGCCTAGAGCTCAGAAAACATCAGGAGTTTATTTCCTATTCCTCATTCTGGTTTGACAAGAATCACGCCCAGCAACACATACTAATTGATGTGAAAATTTTCGGCATATCGAGGCGAGATTCATATGGAATCGAATTGAAGCCAACGAGCGGAGCGGTCAAATCTAATGCTTCACTTTTTGAG belongs to Laribacter hongkongensis DSM 14985 and includes:
- a CDS encoding transposase; translated protein: MNPHKTRYRTTNWPGYNRSLQNGGHLTVWLSPDTPWLGGRAGVNGRPLVYTDSAIQTVLTLKVLFRLALRQA
- a CDS encoding class I SAM-dependent methyltransferase; protein product: MKISDYVWEEIWRKDPYSNSAERESRAKMRIQRIKEIMPKDGNLGRVIELGCGDGSFAKALLSDKSMCIESYLGLDKSTTAISKARGKLNNCKRVTFKCTDIHDVDEGEIKFNTVIACGLLEHICDIEKALLTIKKWCALDGLVIMTMSNTLSAMYIDRKIKERLGSWRYGYQRNYRPEEWRSLLENDFHAMVVKVFQADWDNKVVAVIDRFGSIFNKQIGRYIIASAAPKW